The following coding sequences are from one Panicum hallii strain FIL2 chromosome 5, PHallii_v3.1, whole genome shotgun sequence window:
- the LOC112893455 gene encoding rust resistance kinase Lr10-like isoform X2, producing the protein MQNSCPLPRWDHRDDYYYYSYRSIELAPGGNSHRSIELAHPGYWAIFMNCSQEIKYSGSSVKCLSTADSFIYVSISPSYSVPADYFAPSCGFLARTPWGGPEMLVSRNASYLDDNAFEGLSYLDVIKVMREGFALRFPFTYGKNFRECLAWSTKSDFFNEGAKHRTLDILTVDFDFWDCVAEQFISANRVTSFLRDIIISAILPYATLVLKFIHVLRRYILVPLAVFAFLAHRYWKTRITVDAVERFLRMQQMLVTTRYAYTDIIAVTGHFREKLGQGGYGSVYKGVLLPGGVPIAVKMLGSSSCNGEDFISEVATIGKIHHVNVVRLVGFCSEETVRALIYEFMPRGSLDRYIFSSEKSFSWDKLNEIALGIARGINYLHQGCDMQIVHFDIKPHNILLDSNFIPKVADFGLAKLFPRDNSFVPLSAMRGTIGYIAPEMVSRSFGAISSKSDVYSFGMLLLEMAGGRRNADPDAGSSSQAYYPSLVYGQLTGEQVGEISEDVDMHELEKKLCVVGLWCIQMKPRDRPTMSEVIEMLEGDADALQMPPRPFFCDEEMLPEVASYSLSSELNVIEEEDE; encoded by the exons ATGCAAAACAGTTGCCCCCTTCCGCGGTGGGATCACAGAGATGATTATTATTACTACTCATATCGCAGCATTGAGCTGGCCCCCGGTGGCAACTCACATCGCAGCATTGAGCTGGCCCACCCCGGTTATTGGGCTATCTTTATGAATTGTTCGCAGGAAATAAAGTACAGTGGTTCATCGGTCAAATGCCTGAGCACAGCAGATTCTTTCATCTATGTGTCAATAAGCCCTTCCTACTCTGTCCCAGCTGATTATTTTGCGCCCTCATGCGGTTTCCTGGCTAGGACTCCTTGGGGTGGTCCAGAAATGCTGGTGTCTAGGAATGCAAGCTATCTAGATGATAATGCTTTTGAGGGATTAAGCTATCTAGATGTTATTAAGGTCATGAGGGAAGGATTTGCTCTTCGATTTCCTTTTACGTATGGTAAGAACTTCAGAGAGTGCCTCGCATGGTCGACGAAGAG TGACTTCTTTAACGAGGGCGCCAAGCATCGGACTTTGGACATTCTTACAGTTGACTTTGATTTCTGGGACTGCGTTGCTGAGCAATTTATATCAGCTAATCGTGTGACATCTTTTCTCCGCGACATCATCATCAGTGCAATATTACCTTATGCTACGTTGGTTCTCAAGTTTATTCATG TTCTTCGCAGGTACATATTGGTGCCTCTGGCAGTGTTTGCCTTCCTTGCCCATAGGTACTGGAAAACAAGAATAACCGTCGATGCAGTCGAGAGGTTTCTACGAATGCAGCAAATGCTTGTAACAACGAGATACGCCTACACAGACATCATTGCGGTCACAGGCCATTTCAGAGAGAAGCTCGGCCAAGGAGGCTATGGCTCCGTATACAAGGGCGTGCTGCTGCCAGGCGGCGTTCCCATTGCTGTCAAGATGCTAGGCAGCTCCAGCTGCAACGGAGAagacttcatcagcgaggtcgCCACCATTGGCAAGATCCACCATGTTAATGTGGTGCGCCTCGTCGGGTTCTGCTCCGAGGAAACGGTCAGGGCACTCATCTACGAGTTCATGCCCCGGGGATCTCTCGACAGGTACATCTTCTCGTCGGAGAAGAGCTTCTCGTGGGACAAGCTCAATGAGATTGCCCTAGGCATCGCTAGAGGCATCAACTACCTGCACCAGGGGTGTGACATGCAGATCGTACACTTCGACATCAAGCCGCACAACATCCTTCTCGACAGCAACTTCATCCCGAAAGTTGCTGACTTTGGGCTCGCCAAGCTGTTCCCAAGGGATAACAGCTTCGTGCCACTGAGCGCCATGCGGGGAACGATCGGCTACATAGCTCCGGAGATGGTGTCACGGAGCTTCGGCGCCATATCCAGCAAGTCCGACGTGTACAGCTTCGGGATGCTGCTACTGGAGATGGCCGGAGGGCGCAGGAACGCTGACCCGGACGCCGGGAGCTCCAGCCAGGCGTACTACCCATCGCTGGTGTATGGCCAGCTGACTGGGGAGCAGGTTGGGGAGATCAGTGAAGATGTCGACATGCACGAGCTGGAGAAGAAGCTGTGCGTCGTTGGGCTCTGGTGCATCCAGATGAAGCCTCGTGATCGGCCGACGATGAGCGAGGTCATAGAGATGCTCGAAGGGGATGCGGACGCTCTGCAAATGCCCCCGAGGCCGTTCTTCTGTGACGAGGAGATGCTTCCTGAAGTGGCTTCGTACTCTCTGTCCTCCGAACTGAATGTGatagaggaggaggatgagtGA
- the LOC112893459 gene encoding G-type lectin S-receptor-like serine/threonine-protein kinase SD2-5, whose protein sequence is MRGTPGYLAPEWLTSQITEKANVYSFGVVVMEIISGRKNLDTSRSEESIHLITLLEEKVKSDELEDLIDKYSSDMQVHKQEVLEMMRLAMWCLQIDSKRRPQMSEVIKVLEGHMNAESKIDHNFVATSKTMFGIAENTGSSDPPQASHLSGPR, encoded by the coding sequence ATGAGAGGCACACCTGGATATTTAGCTCCTGAGTGGTTGACATCCCAAATCACAGAAAAAGCCAATGTATATAGCTTTGGCGTTGTGGTCATGGAAATCATCAGCGGTAGAAAGAATCTTGACACTTCGCGGTCTGAAGAAAGCATCCATCTTATTACCCTTCTAGAAGAAAAGGTGAAGAGTGATGAGTTAGAAGATTTGATTGACAAGTACAGTAGTGACATGCAAGTACACAAGCAAGAAGTATTGGAGATGATGAGGCTTGCAATGTGGTGTTTACAAATTGATTCTAAAAGAAGGCCTCAAATGTCTGAGGTGATCAAAGTCTTGGAAGGTCACATGAACGCAGAAAGCAAAATTGATCATAACTTTGTCGCAACAAGTAAAACAATGTTTGGTATTGCTGAAAATACAGGTTCCTCAGATCCACCTCAAGCCTCACATTTATCAGGCCCCAGGTGA
- the LOC112893455 gene encoding LEAF RUST 10 DISEASE-RESISTANCE LOCUS RECEPTOR-LIKE PROTEIN KINASE-like 2.5 isoform X1 yields the protein MAMSASSHCSTTSLRAFSVLLSVFAALVADVGGRHHVLCPPFSCGGFSNVSYPFRRQGDPHGCGVQSYELVCTETSATIRIGSGTYNVLSINYTLSHFWVVDTNLGMQNSCPLPRWDHRDDYYYYSYRSIELAPGGNSHRSIELAHPGYWAIFMNCSQEIKYSGSSVKCLSTADSFIYVSISPSYSVPADYFAPSCGFLARTPWGGPEMLVSRNASYLDDNAFEGLSYLDVIKVMREGFALRFPFTYGKNFRECLAWSTKSDFFNEGAKHRTLDILTVDFDFWDCVAEQFISANRVTSFLRDIIISAILPYATLVLKFIHVLRRYILVPLAVFAFLAHRYWKTRITVDAVERFLRMQQMLVTTRYAYTDIIAVTGHFREKLGQGGYGSVYKGVLLPGGVPIAVKMLGSSSCNGEDFISEVATIGKIHHVNVVRLVGFCSEETVRALIYEFMPRGSLDRYIFSSEKSFSWDKLNEIALGIARGINYLHQGCDMQIVHFDIKPHNILLDSNFIPKVADFGLAKLFPRDNSFVPLSAMRGTIGYIAPEMVSRSFGAISSKSDVYSFGMLLLEMAGGRRNADPDAGSSSQAYYPSLVYGQLTGEQVGEISEDVDMHELEKKLCVVGLWCIQMKPRDRPTMSEVIEMLEGDADALQMPPRPFFCDEEMLPEVASYSLSSELNVIEEEDE from the exons ATGGCGATGTCTGCTTCATCTCATTGCTCTACTACTTCCCTGCGAGCCTTCTCTGTATTATTATCTGTGTTTGCTGCTCTTGTTGCAGATGTAGGGGGACGGCATCATGTTCTCTGTCCTCCTTTCTCCTGCGGTGGTTTTAGCAACGTATCGTATCCCTTCCGTCGGCAAGGTGATCCACATGGGTGTGGTGTTCAATCGTACGAGCTGGTTTGCACAGAGACCAGCGCTACGATCCGCATCGGCAGTGGAACATACAACGTGCTTAGCATCAACTACACTCTTTCTCACTTCTGGGTTGTTGACACCAACTTGGGCATGCAAAACAGTTGCCCCCTTCCGCGGTGGGATCACAGAGATGATTATTATTACTACTCATATCGCAGCATTGAGCTGGCCCCCGGTGGCAACTCACATCGCAGCATTGAGCTGGCCCACCCCGGTTATTGGGCTATCTTTATGAATTGTTCGCAGGAAATAAAGTACAGTGGTTCATCGGTCAAATGCCTGAGCACAGCAGATTCTTTCATCTATGTGTCAATAAGCCCTTCCTACTCTGTCCCAGCTGATTATTTTGCGCCCTCATGCGGTTTCCTGGCTAGGACTCCTTGGGGTGGTCCAGAAATGCTGGTGTCTAGGAATGCAAGCTATCTAGATGATAATGCTTTTGAGGGATTAAGCTATCTAGATGTTATTAAGGTCATGAGGGAAGGATTTGCTCTTCGATTTCCTTTTACGTATGGTAAGAACTTCAGAGAGTGCCTCGCATGGTCGACGAAGAG TGACTTCTTTAACGAGGGCGCCAAGCATCGGACTTTGGACATTCTTACAGTTGACTTTGATTTCTGGGACTGCGTTGCTGAGCAATTTATATCAGCTAATCGTGTGACATCTTTTCTCCGCGACATCATCATCAGTGCAATATTACCTTATGCTACGTTGGTTCTCAAGTTTATTCATG TTCTTCGCAGGTACATATTGGTGCCTCTGGCAGTGTTTGCCTTCCTTGCCCATAGGTACTGGAAAACAAGAATAACCGTCGATGCAGTCGAGAGGTTTCTACGAATGCAGCAAATGCTTGTAACAACGAGATACGCCTACACAGACATCATTGCGGTCACAGGCCATTTCAGAGAGAAGCTCGGCCAAGGAGGCTATGGCTCCGTATACAAGGGCGTGCTGCTGCCAGGCGGCGTTCCCATTGCTGTCAAGATGCTAGGCAGCTCCAGCTGCAACGGAGAagacttcatcagcgaggtcgCCACCATTGGCAAGATCCACCATGTTAATGTGGTGCGCCTCGTCGGGTTCTGCTCCGAGGAAACGGTCAGGGCACTCATCTACGAGTTCATGCCCCGGGGATCTCTCGACAGGTACATCTTCTCGTCGGAGAAGAGCTTCTCGTGGGACAAGCTCAATGAGATTGCCCTAGGCATCGCTAGAGGCATCAACTACCTGCACCAGGGGTGTGACATGCAGATCGTACACTTCGACATCAAGCCGCACAACATCCTTCTCGACAGCAACTTCATCCCGAAAGTTGCTGACTTTGGGCTCGCCAAGCTGTTCCCAAGGGATAACAGCTTCGTGCCACTGAGCGCCATGCGGGGAACGATCGGCTACATAGCTCCGGAGATGGTGTCACGGAGCTTCGGCGCCATATCCAGCAAGTCCGACGTGTACAGCTTCGGGATGCTGCTACTGGAGATGGCCGGAGGGCGCAGGAACGCTGACCCGGACGCCGGGAGCTCCAGCCAGGCGTACTACCCATCGCTGGTGTATGGCCAGCTGACTGGGGAGCAGGTTGGGGAGATCAGTGAAGATGTCGACATGCACGAGCTGGAGAAGAAGCTGTGCGTCGTTGGGCTCTGGTGCATCCAGATGAAGCCTCGTGATCGGCCGACGATGAGCGAGGTCATAGAGATGCTCGAAGGGGATGCGGACGCTCTGCAAATGCCCCCGAGGCCGTTCTTCTGTGACGAGGAGATGCTTCCTGAAGTGGCTTCGTACTCTCTGTCCTCCGAACTGAATGTGatagaggaggaggatgagtGA